Part of the Corticium candelabrum chromosome 15, ooCorCand1.1, whole genome shotgun sequence genome, ctgactcgtaactacaacctgctgtcacacagttggttgctccaatgccttcagctgcataagatcagtccagtcttgtgcgggttcctgtcacgtgtgatgaagagttggaggacatcgacggtgctttcttgcgggaataaTACGATCaggacaaggcttatgcagatcaggaggggtattttccaaggtgactcactttctccacttctcttctgtatggctctcaatcctctgagtaaggagccaaacagaaccggttaccgctaccggatgaccactggacatggtgagactgccaaacgtcagctcatcagtcatctactttacatggatgatctgaagctgtatggcagaaactctgatcagttggatgggttgttgtacacggttcgtaccttctctgatgacatccagatgaagtttggtctggacaaatgtgctgttgcacactttgtcaacggcaggctatctggacacaactctggagtgatggtaggaaaaacggacaccatcaactgtctggaaccgggtcaagtctacaagtacatgggtgtagatgagagtaacggtattcagcacagcatgatgcgggagagactccgtcgtgagtacttccgcagagtgaaggtggttctcaagactgagttgtatggtcggagcaagattctagccatcaatgggtttgcactaccggttctcacttacgattttggcgtcattcattgggggtgcacggacctgcagcagctcaaTCGACgaaccagaaagctcctctctatgcacggtgtccaccatcctgctgcagacgttgactggctgtacgctccttgcagtgatgagggtagggggttacaacagattgagtcgacatatcaatcttgtattgtgaggctgaactgttaccttgctgacagttctgatcctttcatgcagatgatacgggagtgtgactctgaaaaatcttcacactcgatcaagtgcatggcttgtcactttactgcacagctgcggaggagtcttgctttggacgacaagtcgtagaacttacacaggaatgcatccatctcggttgaaggtggcttcgagcaagcacctgaaacagatgcgagacattaccgtacgtgttgcagttctcttcgtgtgcggtcctggagcgggaagcctatgtacgcgcagtatcgccgtctcactgagcaaccgtctgtggacatgaaagagacctacggatggctaaaggcagcaaatcttcccgctgcaactgagggactggttgttgctgctcaagaccaagctcttcggactcggtactatgagagcaagattctacatcatgatgtcagtcctacttgccgcatgtgcagtgtaggcctggacaCAGTCGatcacattgtggcaggctgtagtgctttggcaccgacggactacactgatcgacacaatcaggtggccttcatcattcactgggatgtttgtcgccattttggggttccagtggagagcagatggtaccggcatcatcctgataggcttgtggagacggatgacattactatgatgtgggataccaccatccccactgccaggaagatcaaagccaatcgtccagacatctgtctcagaaataggaagacaaacatttgtcttcttattgatatcagctgtcctgctgatggcaacattggcaagaaacatgctgagaagttggcgaagtacagcgacttgcgagtagagataagccgcatgtggcattgtcgaacactggtggttccggtggtcttgggagctttgggcacagtgcacgcaggtattgcacggtggctggacattattccaggtcatcacaacctgcagcacttacagaaaacagtgcttctgggatctactcggatccttggTACAGAAATTGTTGTTGATAACAATAATAGCAACATTTCTcaacaataaatatttatcaaCATATCtgacaataataatagtaaagtactaataaatcaatattaattaaaataattataatattacaatatataaaaattaaatttataaaaatcACTAAACCTTTGAAAATTTTGGAAGATGCCATGGCGGTGGAGGCTCGATGGTTGTGAGTGTTTCCTGAGAAGAGATGCTCGAGTTTCATATCGTTTGCTAGCAATCGactacaaacaatacaaacaatgcaacaaaactCACATTTGTGACATCAAGATGCTACCTTCTTAACTTCATCCAGTTGAGCTAACTCCGCCTTTCGTCGATTTTCCAGCCATTCGGTTTGATATCGATTTTCAAGTAGATCGCTTATTGGAGTCGAAGGTCTgaaaatcaatcaaacaagCTTGTTAtcatgcatctattgaatgcaATGTAATACATCAAGTGACCACAAAAACTAAACAGTGAGGTACGTGTATTGACATAAAGTGGCCGGAGATCAAGTAGTAAAGATGCTGTCACAGTCAGGTGTATGTCAAAGAATATGGTAATAGTTGAGGCACTTCAAATGTGTTGCTGACCGTCAAGAAACTAGACATTGTATATACACACTAACCTTCCTTTCATCCGAGTTGGATAAAAGTCTCATTTCACTTCTTCCTCCCGATTCAGACTTTCTTCTTTCTAAAGCTTTAATCTCGGATGGAGGTGATGCGAGTCGGCCATTAGGGTCAACCCATCTGTGCTGCATATGAGCAGTGGATGTGCCTGGATACATACCTTTGTCGATCACAGACAGTCTGAGTTTCTTACTTCCTTTGAGAATCTAAATAACTAGTGTGTGTACTTGTCGGGTTGATTGGTATTCGTTGTAGAACGAGTAGAGAGATGATTGCTCGTCGTCGGTGAGGAGACGTCGGCTCcattgttgtagttgttgttggcTTGTGGTGAAAGTTTTCGACGTTTGTAGGGCCGATTCCCGTTGTCGTCGTGTCGCTCCGGGGTGCATTTTGGTGGAAAGTTGAGGTTGTTAGGAGATCACTGCACGTGCGCTGTAAACAAAGACACGTGCGCACTGTAGAGCCTTGCATTCCCGGTAAATGTGAGtgtcaattgtgtgtgtgtgtgtgtgtgtgtgtgtgtgtgtgtgtgtgtgtgtgtgtgtgtgtgcgtgtgtcagtgtgtgtgtgtgtgtgtgtgtgtgtgtgtgtgtgtgtgtgtgtgtgtgtgtgtgtgtgtgtatgtgtgtgtgtcagtgtgtgtgtgtgtgtgtgtgtgtgtgtgtgtgtgtgtgtgtgtcagtgtgtgtgtgtgtgtgtgtgtgtgtgtgtgtgtgtgtgtgtctgtgtgtgcgcgcgcgctcgcgTAATGCTATTAACATAATCTATTCTATTGCAATAATGCCATTAACATATGAAAGCAGCAAGAAAGCATGTAGCattacaaacagaaaagatGTGCCTCCTACCAATAGGTAACACATCACTTGATCAACAATAAACTATATGATCAGCCATGCAgtcaacaaagtgacaaagtCAATTATTCTATTGTCCACCGTTCTGTGCTCTCAGTCTCTCTTGACGTTTAACCACCTCATCTCTTATTGTAGTAGCACAAATTGGAAAGGGAATACGCTGGCAAGCAGACAAGATGATACCAACAACATTGCTGGTACCGACAGCATGAGCCTTTCTTCTCAGTATTGCATTCAGTTTGCCTGAAGATAAAGGAATTGACGGTGTCATTGAATCGAGTTGAGACATTTCGTATCCCAACTCAAGTCCAACGTCACTCCACTGATCACAGGCCAGATTAACAACAGCACCCATCACATCTCCTGAATCAAATGAGTATTGTATTAGACATTCCTGCTTCACTATACTTTTGAAACTGTTGGACTGTATTGGAGGCTCACAAAGACTCATTGAcaacataaaatatttaacATGCACTTTAATACCTCACTAACACAGCAATGAAGAAATAGAAAGCAAAAAACTGTAGAACAATACGACGTGTCAgtctgtatatacacacatggTAGACTTAGTAATAAAAGGCACACAGAGAGAGATAAAgatgtaaaacaaacaaagtcacAAAGACCCACATAATTGATTTACATGAGATGAGTTTGTGTAGAAATTATCGACTGAATGTTGACAGGAGTAAACCATACAACATGCCAAGCAACCAGTATGGACACAGTAAACTGACCAAAAATATtggaaacaaagaaattgctCTTCAAGGCCAATCTGCATACAGATGTTATGAATACTGTGATAAGATGGTCCCTTGACCAAAACAGACTACAGGAAATGGGCTAATTAATGGAAGGAAAATTTGCCATTTCCAGTACCATCAGAGagcatatatactgtatgtcataTTCTATAGTACCACATGTCCTCCCATCACATTCTCATAGTACTGATGTCAGATTGTGATTGAGTGATTATTCACCAGGTCTGACCTGAATATTTTGCACCTAACCCTTGTATACATTTACATGCTGTTACCACCACAACAAAGTCTTGCTACTGGCAATAAAACCTAGCAACCaagaaacatacacacatacgcacgcacacatgcacaagtgtacacacacactcacacacacacacacacacacacacacacacacacacacacacacacacacacacacacacacacttcgtACCTGACGGCTGCGACAACAACCAGACTTGATCTTCACCAGCCTGCAACAGAGAAACTGTTGCTACGTACACAATCATTCCAATCAGAAATTTTATGCTAAACCAAATTGTTATGTGACCTCAACGTCACATCACGTGCAAGTATTGCATGTAATAGATCTATTGTATGTAAGTTGAATGTATGTattaacacaatacaaacaaagaaacacagctacattattgtattatataaatacaaatacaaccGGCTCAATCAGAAAAAATAAGAAaagaatgaaagacaaacacgtctcagggttgtccccagcatccAGAAGGCACAGCActccgccatgccttggcttccactaGGTACAGGCTCGCCAAGCTTTGCTGCATGAGTAcgcagtgattagctatgaagacaatggacatgtatttgtattttgaaaagtgggaagttgtttgaggcGTGTacagcccctattttgttcatatttgctcctattttgttcaccAGGTACTATTTTGTTTACCTGTTCTGAACCCGTCATAGgagcccctattttgttcacgcacATTTCTTCCTCTCTACTTGCGTCATAAATTTCATTTCTCCTAGCAAATGTGCTCTAGacacagcaaactaaaacaagtAGCTCCTGTGAtacttggtttgaagataagaccaattaagacaaagactgccatatggtattaACTTAATTGCAACATAAGCACTCAAACGTTAACAATGGTTGTCAGCACTGCTCACAatttaggtcagtatctgatgaTAACAAACAAGttctgtagatatctggcccTTCCTATCCTATGTACTAGGTTCTCAGCTacttgaggtctggaaattttccacgACCTCTAGGGCTTAGGCCCTTATTTGTCGCATCTCTGTTTTACACCACTCAGACTCTCTCAAACTGACAGGGAAGCATTACCATTATCCATCATGTACATCTGATACTGGAAGTCAACGGGCACcgtataaataatattataacacaacagatcagcatCCATGGCAACAAGAGGTAATACAAGCTCTAGACATCATCATGCGAATGACAGCTAGAGTGACTTTAACAACTATTGAACAATCTGGTTCTGGTTCTCAAGTTCTTTCTTGAGTAAACCGAGTAGATAAGAAGAGTAGACATCGTGCAATCAAAAGAAATGAGACACGAAAGAGGGTTTGGTCGTATTGTTCATGCGCATTACATGAATAATGGCGTAATGGTGGAAAAAGTGCGGACCTGTCGGCCGgtgatgtgaaacagacatgtAACAAATAGGGGTcttaatatagctatcatgtggtcaagcacagtgaactaagacagagagaaactttctATAGAAAATAAACCACTTTAttccttttgtgcctgagcatttgataacaacagtttgtggcttTTCAGTGTAAGCAAACCTGCGTCCAAGCTTTCGTGGGTGTGCCGGcataaaaatagaaatggGTTTGTCCCCAAAAATTTggggtgggcgtggttataaTAATTTCCGCCATGCCTTACAAATCTTGGGGACACCCCTGCGTCTGTACATGTGAAcaatgtgtgtgcttgtcctaCTCTATCAGCTGCTGACATTCTGAGACGTCGTATTTCCTTCTCTTTCTGTTGGATTTCGTTCCTCAACCTTATCACCTCGCTCTCATGGACCAGGGATGATTGTCTTAattcttctgtcttcttctcGACTTCACTCTGCAGTTCAGCAatctatgcaacacaaacacaacttgggaaacagacaactagaaaCTTGggaaacagacaactagagaTGAAAAGTCACAttactgtctgttggtcttgaTGTCTCATGATAGCAACATCTCCCTTCACATACGGATGAGATCTCACTATAAGAGAAAAAATGGAGTCACTTAAAATGTGCAATAAACATGATGATAACGCACACaggtgcgcatgcatgcacatgcacgcgcgtgcaagcacacacacacacacacacacacacacacaataaatttaaaacaacaagcaaccacaatgtgacaaacaaacagacaataatttACAGATGAGTGTGCAAAGAGATAAACACCCAGATATGtagacaagaagacaacagtaaaatattattaactcATTAACTGATTCAATTGACAAatggggacacacacacacacacacacacacacacacacaataaaacaagcagacacatcaCCTCAACCCAAATGTTGAGAGGAAAAGAAGTGAGAAGATCAAAAGCAGCACATCACTACAATAGCTCCACAGACAAGataacaagcaaatcattcaacaatatcaatctaacctcacaccaaaatcatcacattaaatcaaaagaagaaagaaacaaaaacacaaattaattgtttctttcacttacatcttatggcttcttccatcatctcaaccACATCACTGTCACCATTTCGCTTGGCAATCTCCAGTGGTGATCTTCCCCACCAACTatcccacaatgacatcacgttagtaatattattgactgaaggatattgaatgcatcacctctcatgttggggactcgctccatgttttaggagaacatcaacacaacacacatgacCACTAAGGGCAGCCCACCACAATGGTGTACAACCACCATtagcattgatatcaacaggaacagaacaagacaaaagtctctctataatggtcacgtgattaaacGCTGCAGCCCAATGGATGGCTGTCATTCCAAActgagtaaacaagaaactgataagatagtgagagagtgtttatgttaaaatatattaaagcaacagacattccattcaacacacacaatcagacattcaatagaatgatcaacacacaaacacaaacaatagcaaaatcaatgcattacactcacaaatatgtttaatacatgcacaacagacaccacaatatcaactcaacctctcaatactcaaactcacaTCATCTCCCTTCATCACATTAATATCTTTGACATTCAGTAGTAGATCAGTGATCTCTTCTGATCCAACGATTGCAGATTCAATCAAAGCTGTAAATCCCCACTGCatacacaagaatgtattattatcattattcctccatcacactgtacacatgctgcaagacaaaagaaaatagaaaatgaagacaacctgataagacaataactactgcaaaaatAGTCTCCAACAGTCCAAGTTGAAtcaaataaaaaccaacaagattattcatctctgcatgcaatggctgcttCAGCCAGTCACAAGTCAACACTGCTGCCTCTTGACCAGCAAGAACAAACCAAAACGTTGATTGTTGGATTAGATTGTtacatctagttgatatctatcatcttatcaacaacacatcacactttcacacactcaatcaactcacACTGCCAGTCCCATTAACATCTGCTGATTTAGTGAGCAGCAACTCAACAATCTCCTTCTCTTTATTCCTACACGCTTGTATCAGAAGAGTGTCctattttgagatcaaacgacgtgcagttcatttcaacatccaatacacacattagaactcacaacacatacccCATTCTTAGCACgtgcattgatatcaatttgagTATCCAAAAGACGCGTTACTGACTCAATATCACCTCTCCTCACCGCTTCACTCAATTCTTCAttcatttctacacaacaaacaaacaataacactccaccacacaaaacaactcacAAACTGCTTTCTTTCTCACACATTCTAACTCTACTGTCTATCCCAGTCTACAtacattattttatattattcgTCTACCTACATGACTATTGCAAACTGCTCACCTCCGACGCAATACAAACGCAAACGACCAAGTGACAAATAAATTTTTCAGGGACTTTTACAACACAAtggtttgcgcatgcgtaaatcAGTTTGTGTGCGACATGTGACCTCGTTCTAATCACGTGTTTAACACGTGCCCAAATAGATGGCATCGaattaaattagaaaacaTAAATTATTCACATACAGTATGGTACACTGTAGCAATAGTAAATATCATTGTTACTATAATTTCTACATTCACTTCAATGTACAAAATTGTACAGATCGATTCTTTCATTCCAGAAACTCTAATGTAGATATAATATGACTCCACATGTTTACATCTCATATCTATAATACAAATAATCACAAACTCATCATTCACTACAACCTCACTACCACACAAAAACAATTCAATATTTTAatcaaataattttaaatattttaatcaatatttttataattttaaatacGTAATAAAATTGcttgttaatatattatattagtcattatacaaaatataatattatgttaATATACCACGGTAATTATGTTTATCAATTACTATtagatataaaataataaattaatttgtaaAGTTTTTTAATtagcaaataaacaataaaatattattttattaattaataatatataaaatataaaacaaataatatattaataatttttattaattaacatataatataaaataaaatattacttttattgatattaattaatataaaacaaaaatatttatattgcTATATAATGTGCAGatgcctaacgcgcgttaacatCACGTGCTTACATCTCATATGTAGGCGTGGCGTATCCTACTCGTTTGCTACATCGCCCAGTGTATCTCGAGATTGGACTAGAAGACGTCATACACTAGCACCACCGTCAGCACGTGGACAGACCGACTGCATTTCTCACTGCAACTCATTGACATGTCGATGTCCAGTCCACTACCACTTGGATGCAACCATCACTTCCATAAACGTTCCTTTGCCACATTCCAGCAACGATTGGCTCACAGAAAATATTTGTTAATTGGTGAGGTGACGAGCAATGATGTAGCCATTACCAACATCTCTAGGGAGACCAACAATCATACAGACAGTGAAGAATGTGTGAGGAGTTTGCACACAACGGATGAAGAAAGTAAAATAGAAACAGAAAGTGAGACATCGATGATGCACGACAAGCTCTTGATAGGAAGAAACGAGAAGAGAAACGGACGAAAAAGGGAGACGACGAGAGATTCAGATGATTCGACCGATAAAACCAGAGCGAGAAAGGAAGAGAGAGCAGCCACATGCACAAAGTCGTGGAGATCATGTCGGAGTCATGCGAGTCGAGTCATGCGAGTCGTTTGTTCGTCGTCCAGTCGTGCCGCCCAACACGTACAACTCGTGCCCACACAACACATCGTGAATCGAAAGAATCTAGCCAGTGAGATAAACGAGAGACTCCTAGAGCTGCAAGACAGAGACTTAACACCCGAGGATTACGATCTCCTGTTGACTCTCGACGACCTCATCGCTTATCCTACAGTCAATCCCGAAGTCCTTGAGAGGCTACCGACTCACACAGCAATGGAGGACGATCGGAGGGACGCATTCGGAGTGTGCATCGATGCATACAAAACGGGGAATGACATCAGAACGTTGCCATGCGATTACAGATTCTATAGTCAGTGTATCAACCAGTGGCTCGTGACCGTGTCGAAC contains:
- the LOC134190976 gene encoding uncharacterized protein LOC134190976 codes for the protein MTAIHWAAAFNHVTIIERLLSCSVPVDINANGGCTPLWWAALSGHVCCVDVLLKHGASPQHESWWGRSPLEIAKRNGDSDVVEMMEEAIRLRSHPYVKGDVAIMRHQDQQTIAELQSEVEKKTEELRQSSLVHESEVIRLRNEIQQKEKEIRRLRMSAADRAGEDQVWLLSQPSGDVMGAVVNLACDQWSDVGLELGYEMSQLDSMTPSIPLSSGKLNAILRRKAHAVGTSNVVGIILSACQRIPFPICATTIRDEVVKRQERLRAQNGGQ
- the LOC134190977 gene encoding ankyrin repeat and SOCS box protein 2-like; the protein is MNEELSEAVRRGDIESVTRLLDTQIDINARAKNGDTLLIQACRNKEKEIVELLLTKSADVNGTGSWGFTALIESAIVGSEEITDLLLNVKDINVMKGDDVSLSIERLS
- the LOC134191432 gene encoding LOW QUALITY PROTEIN: cilia- and flagella-associated protein 77-like (The sequence of the model RefSeq protein was modified relative to this genomic sequence to represent the inferred CDS: inserted 1 base in 1 codon); this encodes MKGRPSTPISDLLENRYQTEWLENRRKAELAQLDEVKKSIASKRYETRASLLRKHSQPXEPPPPWHLPKFSKVPGRLVTFRSPQARETAMKYHAFDGTSRKGMFGQGIYTAATT